The Callospermophilus lateralis isolate mCalLat2 chromosome 3, mCalLat2.hap1, whole genome shotgun sequence genome has a segment encoding these proteins:
- the Gskip gene encoding GSK3B-interacting protein, translating into METDCNPMELSSMSGFEEGSELNGFEGTDMKDMRLEAEAVVNDVLFAVNNMFVSKSLRCADDVAYINVETKERNRYCLELTEAGLRVVGYAFDQVEDHLQTPYHETVYSLLDTLSPAYREAFGNALLQRLEALKRDGQS; encoded by the exons ATGGAAACAGACTGCAATCCCATGGAGCTAAGCAGTATGTCGGGGTTCGAGGAAGGCTCAGAGCTTAATGGCTTTGAAGGAACTGACATGAAAGACATGAGGCTGGAAGCTGAAGCAGTTGTGAACGACGTTCTCTTTGCTGTGAACAACATGTTTGTCTCAAAAAGCCTACGCTGTGCAGATGACGTGGCCTATATCAATGTGGAAACAAAGGAAAGGAACAGATACTGCCTGGAGCTCACTGAAGCAGGACTCAGG GTGGTAGGTTATGCTTTTGACCAGGTGGAGGATCATTTGCAGACTCCCTACCACGAAACCGTCTATTCTCTGCTGGACACACTCAGCCCTGCTTACCGGGAGGCGTTTGGAAATGCGCTGCTTCAGAGACTAGAAGCTTTGAAAAGGGACGGACAGTCGTGA